One Zonotrichia albicollis isolate bZonAlb1 chromosome 25, bZonAlb1.hap1, whole genome shotgun sequence genomic window carries:
- the LOC102072083 gene encoding chymotrypsin-like elastase family member 2A, with translation MLGVLFAVLALASAAFGCGVPSYPPLVTRVVGGEDARPYSWPWQVSLQYYSNGKWSHTCGGTLIATNWVMTAAHCISSTLTYRVFIGKYNLAATEAGSVAVSPSKIIVHRNWNSNNVANGYDIALIKLSQHVTLSDKIQLACLPAAQTILSSNTPCYVTGWGRLQTNGALPDKLQQGRLLVVNYATCSSASWWGTTVKSTMVCAGGDGVISSCSGDSGGPLNCQRADGTWEVHGIVSFGSSISCNYYRKPSVFTRVSAYNSWIEQVMATN, from the exons ATGCTTGGAGTCCTCTTTGCTGTGTTAGCTCTGGCCTCTGCAG CCTTTGGCTGCGGGGTTCCTTCCTACCCACCTCTTGTGACCAGAGTTGTTGGAGGGGAAGATGCAAGGCCATacagctggccctggcag GTCTCCCTTCAATACTATTCCAATGGCAAGTGGAGTCACACCTGTGGGGGAACCCTGATTGCCACCAACTGGGTGATGACAGCTGCCCACTGCATCAG CTCTACTCTGACCTACAGAGTGTTTATTGGAAAATACAACCTGGCAGCTACGGAAGCAGGATCAGTTGCAGTTTCTCCATCAAAGATCATTGTCCATAGGAACTGGAATTCAAATAATGTTGCCAATGG GTACGACATTGCTCTGATCAAGCTCTCTCAGCACGTCACCCTGAGTGACAAAATCCAGCTGGCCTGCCTGCCCGCTGCCCAGACCATCCTGTCCTCCAACACTCCCTGCTATGTCACTGGCTGGGGAAGACTGCAGA CTAATGGAGCCCTTCCTGACAAGCTGCAGCAAGGCCGTCTGCTGGTGGTGAATTATGCCACCTGCTCCAGCGCTTCCTGGTGGGGAACCACTGTGAAATCCACCATGGTTTGTGCTGGTGGGGATGGAGTCATCTCCAGCTGCAGC GGTGACTCTGGTGGCCCGCTGAACTGCCAGAGGGCTGATGGCACCTGGGAAGTGCACGGCATCGTCAGCTTCGGCTCCTCCATCAGCTGCAACTACTACCGCAAACCCTCTGTGTTCACCAGGGTCTCTGCCTACAACAGCTGGATCGAGCag GTTATGGCAACCAACTAA
- the LOC113460010 gene encoding uncharacterized protein LOC113460010 isoform X2 → MPAGKAAEQPAAPCRCFPSSNAGGRKTVQRILTACVVSLCSLLGAISFDLSNSLEMWKDTGKALEELSSCEKLWAAHLISVLQEERHSWLLPGADHPIPARNTSSHPHLLGNLNSLCMASEAQLYCEDCQCKEEKISICRFYTADLRHKLNISGFAEARQVLSRAISQLLERFRSPHEDVQAMRHNPDWADTVAFKLLLQIREAVLKAQPVPAPVSLQTTLHQHFATLSYALFSSETAHKCWTDNVNLSLHFTHFEGIPSFSPFLGDFVSLEATARGLHRAQSCVLQEGQGKLLRKSREILSTTSLKISLLVVACLIYPTVLVSFKQMTDWIHNYARNLKEKTEDLKRERRLAEDLLHQMLPKSVAKQLRKCQKVEAENYDQVTIFFSDIVGFTSIAASCTPLQVVEMLNNLYVCFDTRIESYDVYKVETIGDAYMVVSGLPERNGSRHADEIAKMSLDLVAAVRQVVIPHMPQGRLELRAGIHTGACVAGVVGYKMPRYCLFGDTVNTASRMESTSLPQKIHISSATYEALLTDDAYEIELRGEIEVKGKGKMKTYWLLGNKNYSVQNDSLVCHWNPAIPRKKQMGSSQGSVQQAAVGAAGAAQSPALSRAELSPNIHKTQSSSRAEGSPGSATLGMSQKQRNGFHQSSQLSPKENQLSLGSPALGEGDKADNLEHRSHGTETPWINELLPGFVDEM, encoded by the exons atgcccgcggggaaggcagcagagcagcccgcGGCTCCCTGCAG gtgttttCCCTCTTCCAATGCTGGAGGTAGAAAAACAGTTCAAAGGATTTTGACAGCATGTGTGGTCTCCCTCTGCAGCCTCCTTGGGGCCATTTCTTTTGATTTGAGCAACAGCTTGGAAATGTGGAAAGACACAGGCAAAGCCCTTGAGGAGCTTTCCTCCTGTGAGAAGCTTTGGGCTGCTCACCTCATCTCTGTCCTGCAGGAGGAGAGGCACAGCTGGCTGCTCCCGGGGGCAGATCATCCCATCCCAGCAAGGAACACATCATCCCATCCTCACCTTTTGGGCAATTTAAACTCCCTCTGCATGGCAAGTGAAGCACAGCTGTACTGTGAGGATTGCCAGTGCAAGGAGGAGAAAATCTCCATCTGTAGGTTTTACACAGCTGACCTGAGACACAAATTGAATATATCAGGGTTTGCTGAGGCCAGGCAGGTGCTGTCCAGAGCCATCTCTCAGCTGCTGGAGCGTTTCAGGAGCCCCCATGAGGATGTCCAAGCCATGAGACACAATCCTGACTGGGCAGACACGGTGGCTTTCAAACTCTTGCTCCAAATCAGAGAAGCTGTGCTCAAAGCCcagccagtgccagcccctGTGAGCCTCCAAACCACTCTGCATCAGCATTTTGCCACTCTGAGCTATGCTCTCTTCTCCTCAGAGACTGCACACAAGTGCTGGACAGACAATGTCAACCTGTCCCTGCATTTCACCCATTTTGAAGGAATCCCTTCCTTTAGCCCATTCCTGGGTGATTTTGTGTCCCTGGAAGCCACGGCGAGGGGATTGCATCGCGCACagagctgtgtgctgcaggaggggcagggaaagCTGCTCAGGAAATCCAGGGAAATCCTGTCCACAACCAGCCTCAAGATCAGTCTGCTGGTGGTTGCCTGCCTCATTTACCCCACTGTGCTGGTGTCCTTCAAGCAGATGACAGATTGGATCCACAATTATGCCAGGAACCTCAAGGAAAAGACAGAAGATTTGAAAAGGGAGAGGCGCCTGGCTGAGGACCTCCTGCACCAGATGCTGCCAAAGTCTGTGGCCAAGCAGCTCAGGAAATGCCAAAAAGTTGAGGCAGAAAACTATGATCAG GTGAccatctttttctctgacatCGTGGGCTTCACAAGCATTGCTGCCTCCTGTACTCCCCTGCAAGTGGTGGAGATGCTCAACAACCTCTACGTCTGCTTTGACACCAGGATTGAGTCTTATGATGTGTACAAG GTGGAAACCATTGGCGATGCCTACATGGTGGTGAGTGGCCTGCCAGAGAGGAATGGCAGCAGGCACGCCGACGAGATCGCCAAGATGTCCCTGGACCTGGTGGCAGCTGTGAGGCAGGTGGTGATCCCTCACATGCCACAGGgcaggctggagctcagggctgggatccACACAG GAGCCTGTGTGGCTGGAGTGGTGGGGTACAAGATGCCTCGTTACTGCCTCTTTGGGGACACTGTGAACACGGCCTCGCGCATGGAATCCACCAGCCTGC CACAGAAGATCCACATCAGTTCTGCTACGTACGAAGCCCTTCTCACAGATGATGCCTATGAAATTGAGCTGAGAGGAGAAATTGAAGTCAAG ggcaaagggaaaatgaaaacctaCTGGCTCCTTGGGAACAAGAACTACAGTGTTCAAAATGACAGCCTGGTGTGCCACTGGAACCCAGCAATCCCCAGGAAAAAACAGATGGGAAGCAGCCAGGGATCTGTCCAACAA gctgctgtgggagcagctggagctgcacagagccctgccctgtcccgggctgagctgagccccaACATCCACaaaacccagagcagctccagagcagaggggagccCTGGGAGTGCCACCCTTGGGATGAGCCAAAAGCAGAGGAACGGCTTCCATcagagctcccagctcagccccaaggAAAACCAGCTTTCTCTGGGCTCTCCCGCTCTGGGGGAAGGTGACAAAGCTGACAATTTAGAGCACAGGTCCCATGGCACTGAAACACCATGGATAAACGAGCTTCTTCCAGGTTTTGTAGATGAGATGTGA
- the LOC113460010 gene encoding uncharacterized protein LOC113460010 isoform X1 codes for MPAGKAAEQPAAPCRCFPSSNAGGRKTVQRILTACVVSLCSLLGAISFDLSNSLEMWKDTGKALEELSSCEKLWAAHLISVLQEERHSWLLPGADHPIPARNTSSHPHLLGNLNSLCMASEAQLYCEDCQCKEEKISICRFYTADLRHKLNISGFAEARQVLSRAISQLLERFRSPHEDVQAMRHNPDWADTVAFKLLLQIREAVLKAQPVPAPVSLQTTLHQHFATLSYALFSSETAHKCWTDNVNLSLHFTHFEGIPSFSPFLGDFVSLEATARGLHRAQSCVLQEGQGKLLRKSREILSTTSLKISLLVVACLIYPTVLVSFKQMTDWIHNYARNLKEKTEDLKRERRLAEDLLHQMLPKSVAKQLRKCQKVEAENYDQVTIFFSDIVGFTSIAASCTPLQVVEMLNNLYVCFDTRIESYDVYKVETIGDAYMVVSGLPERNGSRHADEIAKMSLDLVAAVRQVVIPHMPQGRLELRAGIHTGACVAGVVGYKMPRYCLFGDTVNTASRMESTSLPQKIHISSATYEALLTDDAYEIELRGEIEVKGKGKMKTYWLLGNKNYSVQNDSLVCHWNPAIPRKKQMGSSQGSVQQQAAVGAAGAAQSPALSRAELSPNIHKTQSSSRAEGSPGSATLGMSQKQRNGFHQSSQLSPKENQLSLGSPALGEGDKADNLEHRSHGTETPWINELLPGFVDEM; via the exons atgcccgcggggaaggcagcagagcagcccgcGGCTCCCTGCAG gtgttttCCCTCTTCCAATGCTGGAGGTAGAAAAACAGTTCAAAGGATTTTGACAGCATGTGTGGTCTCCCTCTGCAGCCTCCTTGGGGCCATTTCTTTTGATTTGAGCAACAGCTTGGAAATGTGGAAAGACACAGGCAAAGCCCTTGAGGAGCTTTCCTCCTGTGAGAAGCTTTGGGCTGCTCACCTCATCTCTGTCCTGCAGGAGGAGAGGCACAGCTGGCTGCTCCCGGGGGCAGATCATCCCATCCCAGCAAGGAACACATCATCCCATCCTCACCTTTTGGGCAATTTAAACTCCCTCTGCATGGCAAGTGAAGCACAGCTGTACTGTGAGGATTGCCAGTGCAAGGAGGAGAAAATCTCCATCTGTAGGTTTTACACAGCTGACCTGAGACACAAATTGAATATATCAGGGTTTGCTGAGGCCAGGCAGGTGCTGTCCAGAGCCATCTCTCAGCTGCTGGAGCGTTTCAGGAGCCCCCATGAGGATGTCCAAGCCATGAGACACAATCCTGACTGGGCAGACACGGTGGCTTTCAAACTCTTGCTCCAAATCAGAGAAGCTGTGCTCAAAGCCcagccagtgccagcccctGTGAGCCTCCAAACCACTCTGCATCAGCATTTTGCCACTCTGAGCTATGCTCTCTTCTCCTCAGAGACTGCACACAAGTGCTGGACAGACAATGTCAACCTGTCCCTGCATTTCACCCATTTTGAAGGAATCCCTTCCTTTAGCCCATTCCTGGGTGATTTTGTGTCCCTGGAAGCCACGGCGAGGGGATTGCATCGCGCACagagctgtgtgctgcaggaggggcagggaaagCTGCTCAGGAAATCCAGGGAAATCCTGTCCACAACCAGCCTCAAGATCAGTCTGCTGGTGGTTGCCTGCCTCATTTACCCCACTGTGCTGGTGTCCTTCAAGCAGATGACAGATTGGATCCACAATTATGCCAGGAACCTCAAGGAAAAGACAGAAGATTTGAAAAGGGAGAGGCGCCTGGCTGAGGACCTCCTGCACCAGATGCTGCCAAAGTCTGTGGCCAAGCAGCTCAGGAAATGCCAAAAAGTTGAGGCAGAAAACTATGATCAG GTGAccatctttttctctgacatCGTGGGCTTCACAAGCATTGCTGCCTCCTGTACTCCCCTGCAAGTGGTGGAGATGCTCAACAACCTCTACGTCTGCTTTGACACCAGGATTGAGTCTTATGATGTGTACAAG GTGGAAACCATTGGCGATGCCTACATGGTGGTGAGTGGCCTGCCAGAGAGGAATGGCAGCAGGCACGCCGACGAGATCGCCAAGATGTCCCTGGACCTGGTGGCAGCTGTGAGGCAGGTGGTGATCCCTCACATGCCACAGGgcaggctggagctcagggctgggatccACACAG GAGCCTGTGTGGCTGGAGTGGTGGGGTACAAGATGCCTCGTTACTGCCTCTTTGGGGACACTGTGAACACGGCCTCGCGCATGGAATCCACCAGCCTGC CACAGAAGATCCACATCAGTTCTGCTACGTACGAAGCCCTTCTCACAGATGATGCCTATGAAATTGAGCTGAGAGGAGAAATTGAAGTCAAG ggcaaagggaaaatgaaaacctaCTGGCTCCTTGGGAACAAGAACTACAGTGTTCAAAATGACAGCCTGGTGTGCCACTGGAACCCAGCAATCCCCAGGAAAAAACAGATGGGAAGCAGCCAGGGATCTGTCCAACAA caggctgctgtgggagcagctggagctgcacagagccctgccctgtcccgggctgagctgagccccaACATCCACaaaacccagagcagctccagagcagaggggagccCTGGGAGTGCCACCCTTGGGATGAGCCAAAAGCAGAGGAACGGCTTCCATcagagctcccagctcagccccaaggAAAACCAGCTTTCTCTGGGCTCTCCCGCTCTGGGGGAAGGTGACAAAGCTGACAATTTAGAGCACAGGTCCCATGGCACTGAAACACCATGGATAAACGAGCTTCTTCCAGGTTTTGTAGATGAGATGTGA